The following DNA comes from Lynx canadensis isolate LIC74 chromosome C2, mLynCan4.pri.v2, whole genome shotgun sequence.
ttcctgCAAGGATCACTGCCCTTAAGGTTTTCTGTATTagtttttgtgtttggttttagGTTACCTTTGCTTTATGTGTCATATTCTATTCAACTCCCCTTTTGCACTTCCGTTTCTACCACTGTACCTCTTCCTCAAATAATCTTGTGAGATGTCTGAACACATTATATAATACTGTCTCAAATTCATTTGTTTCATGaattgtcattcattcatttagcagaTTTCTGTGGTACCTATTTTATGTGCCAAGCAGTAATCTAGTTGCTGTGATAACTTGCCTAACACATTACAGGGGAAGATAGGCCATGAACagatttataaataagaaaatttcagAACATGATAAGTattaggataaaaataaaataaaatagataactGCAAGTATGCCTGGGGGAAGAGGAAAGCAACATTAGAGTCATTAGGATAGGCCTCTCTGAGAGCTTGAAACCTGAATGAAGAAAAGGGGACAGCCGTGCAAAAAGGCCAAGCAAGAAGCATTCCAAGCAGAGAAAAAAGCAGTGCAAATActatgaaatctgaataaacttgATATGTTTGCAGACAGAAATAAAGTCAATATTTTGGGAGGAGAGTGAGCAAAAAAGGGCCAGTGCAGAAGAAAAGGTTGTAGAATAGGTGGGGTGAACTCATGAGAGCCCATGTAGGTCATGTTAAGACATTTAGATGtagtataaaatgctttttttatctttaatatatcTGTCTTAGCTTCTCAGAAAAAGTATAAACTTCTTGGGGGCATGTTAATACTCAGTGTTTTTATCCTCCAAGGTACTACTACCCTTTTTAGATATATGTATCAAAATAGAACATGGGGTAGAACTTAGAAGATTGGATTATGATCCCAGCTCTCTGTGAACTAGCTGTAGGTCATGTcatttcaatgtttctttatatGATCATTGAGGAGATTAGATAGCTGTGTTCTAGTGCTAAAATTTGATGTCTTCATAAACATATGTGAAAGAACATTGAAGACCTTTAAGTGCTATATGAATGTAAGATGTATATTATGAACACAGTAGGGTTATGGATAAATCAAGGCAAATTTATTACCCTAGAAGTCCCAAATTGTGCCACAGAAATAGCTGCTACTCTTCACATGCTCTGGCATCCTTCTCCTCTAAAGCCCTCCACTATTTATATACTTCATTCAGATTAACTATCATCACCTAGAACCATTCTGTCTTTTTCCCCACCATTCTGTCTTATATCACGTCTtctcttgccatttctttttgataaaataaGCCTTTTATCTTCCCaaaactattttgtttatttctttcctcttggaTTATATCATGCATCTCAAATAGCCTCACACACAAtcatgtctctgttttctcaaacACTCTACATAAATCATCTaaggatatttattttgtgactttcAGAAAAACTGTCTTCTCAGATTACTCTCCTGGAGGCTCAGAATAGAAgtggagaggcagatagagaagTCAGTGAGGTAAGTGATATGTTCTTAAAATAACCAGAATGTGAACTAGATCAAGAGAAGTTAGCTTCAAACCTAAACATTTCAGCAACTTTCTAATGTTGACAGAGAATTACATTATCTAGAAATGAGATCTATTTAAGAAAGTTATAATGGTTATTATTTCCCATTTGGTCtcatttatatcaaaatattggattttttttttttatttgtcctgaACCAGAATACAAGTATAGTAGCCATTTGTTTGGGATTTGATAATTCATTTCTCATACTGGGTTATTATTTATCTCAACTTCTTTGCCCATCTCGGAAAAGTTTCTCAGGAGATTAGATAAAATCTCTAGTTCCCCTCCACTAAATTGGCATAGTTTCATTTAGGATTATattaaaaagagtatttttgaaGAATGGTGCTTTTTATAACCTGAAAATTACTATAAGAATGTGTGATTCCtaaatattctgttgttttaagaagTCAGTGATAGAGTCATAAGTGGCCTTGAAGAATAATGTAACTTCTTAACAGAAGTGTCTGCTTAATTATATtagagttcttcagagaaacaaaatagggagtgtgtatatatgtagagagagagatttattttaagggaatTAGTTCATGCAATTGTGGGAGCTAGCAAATCCAAAATCTAGAGGGTAGGCCAGCAGGCTAGAGACTGAGGGAAGAATTACAGTTCGAGTCTAAAGGCAGTCAGGTGGCAGAATTCCCTCTGTTTGGAGgtggtcagtcttttttttttttttttggttaaggcctcaactgattagatgaggcccacttACATTGTGGAGGGTAATCAAAgcctactgatttaaatgtttatttcacctaaaaaataccttcacagacaCATGTAGAATAattctagaataatgtttgaccacgTATCTGGGTACTATGCTTTAGCAAAGTTGacaataaaattaaccattatacttatatttagtatttttttatggGACTGCTGATGTGCTGTTCACAAACTTggcaaaaagaaactaaaatttgaaagatataGCATTATATGGATATTGGCAGAGTAAAAATGAGTCGTGTTTGGCCAAGCAGGTGCTTAATGTTTTAAGATGCTTAGCAGTAGTATCTAGTGAAAACAAGATAACTTAGATCAAAAAAGAGGAACAGGTAAGAAAGATGgtaatttcttaagaaaaagaaaaacaggggctcctgggtggcacagtcagttaaacgtctgacttcagctcgggtcatgatctcacggtccgtgagtttgtgccccacgttgggctctgtgctgacacctcagagcctggagcctgctttggattctgtgtctccctctctctctgcccctccctgctcatgctctctctctctctgtctcaaaaataaataaaaacattaaaaaaaaaaaaaaaagaaaaagaaaaacagtaccagaagggagaacagaaaaacagagaacaagggaaaagaaaggggaaaaacacacacacacacacacaaagaaattgCAAAAGGAAGGGTGCCTAAGATAATCCTTTGGGGTAAGAGAAAGTGAGTAGAAAAGGTGCATAGAAAGTGTAAGCTCAGCTGAAAGGGAAAGGCTAGTATTAGCAGAAAAAGTAATGAGAGTggctggaaaaaaacaaagttctctGGTATAACATTGGGTATATATCTTAGGGATAACATTGATTTTTCACCTGAGCCAAAAAATTGATTGAACTTAGCAGATCTCATGGAGAGCAGCAGAGGGTGTGaccaagggaaggaagagagtgaGTGAAGTGGCAtgatggagaagaggaaacaagTATACTTAGGgcgagagagagaacaaaaaaggAATTATATTGAGGTCTTCTGGCAGAAAGTGATGTCTTGACTATATCAGGTCTTTAGTGTATATAGGGATGGATAAATAAGCATGTGAcctgaagaaattataaaaggagCTTTTTCCATGTGCTTAAATACTCTGTCCAGTGTTAATCTCCAGAAATTTGATTATGAATAATGCAGACAGCAgagaattttaaatgattaaaaataatgcttatgaaaaattataacctttcttgaaataataattttaaagtgatgaatattttttcttattcaatgGCTGAGAATGTTACCAACATAGTAGCTAATATTCATTGgatacttactgtgtgccagcttttgctagtaaatggcagagctaagATGTGAACTCAGTTGGATTGCAGAGCTTGTACTCTTGGCCACTACATTATTTGACAATCCTATGGGGATTTTTCCCCTCCTAtcaaattggaattttttttggggggaaaaaatggtgCTGTTGGCATAGGTGGAGATTTCATTGTGTACACTGTCTCCAAACTCAATTTAGTAAAGTTCTAATGAAATTTACCAGGAGATTCACTGATTGTGTTTCCTAGGAAGACAATTATAGAAACAATGTATATGGATTAAGCAGCCTAACACAGCTATCTTTGTAATAATAATGGTTAATATTTTGTCAGACAATTCTGTAATTTCATACCCATCCCTCAGTAGAACTTCTTTTTGGTTATTTGATTATGGTAGTTTATCTCAACCTACTTGTTTAATAATCCACTTATCTGGTGGTAATGGCTATCTTATGTAATATTTCCCATTTCAACGGATAGTTTAGGAAAAAGGATCTCATAACTTCCTTTTTGGTGTACCAAACAAAATTTAATgcatttcctgcttttctttttatttttaagcaattctcaagagaaacaaataggaattttaatccaaagaaaaagtttcccaaataCGGGATATCCAGAAAAGGAGTTCCAGGCTACTATACAGGTCTTATGAATATGGCTTGACCTCAATATAGGATTGACAGGGTACTCTCACACAGAGGTCCAGTTTGGGAAAtaataactgattttaaaagtatttagcaGCTTTATGGAAGGAGGTTTGGACTAGAGATTTTCAGGTTTTGAAAAATGCCTAAAATATGAGTTTTTAGTTAGGCTCTTTCTTATAAGACATCTGATTgaggcttttcctttcttttttaaaaaataggtcaaCATGGTTGATATTACCGGACTCAGCAAGAGTAGCTCTTCTGCTGAGGAGAGTGGACAGGATGTCTTAGACAACACATTTTCTCAGAAACATAAAGAACTGTCCGTTTTATTGCTGGAAATGAAAGAAGCTCAAGAAGAGATTGCATTTCTTAAGCTGCAGCTCCAGGGGAAAAAGGCCGAGGGGGACGCTGAGGTCCCTgaccagaaagaaatgaagcagaCAGAAAGTGAAGGAATACTTACAGTTAGCATGAAAGTATTGCCTGAAGATACAGGGCAACATTTTCCCCCAATGCCACATGAAGGGAGCAGTCTTCCaacacttgaaaaagaaaagcagatgagTACTAAACATCAAAATAGAACATCTgaagaaatatctttaaatgaCACTGAAATGGAATTAAAATCAACCAAACAGGATGATGTTGATAAATCCCTTTCTGCTGTACCAGGAATTTGTCAGTGTCACCAGGATGAATTGGAAAGGCTAAAAAGGCAAATTTTGGAGCTCGAGATAAGCTCTCATAAAGCAGAGGAAATCTATGAGGAAAATTTAGATGAGAAAGCTAAAGAAATCAGCAACCTAACCCAGTTGGTTGATGAGTTTAGGAAAAATGCCGAAAATACCAACAGTGCATTCACTGCTTTGTCTGAAGAAAGAGACCAACTTCTCTCTCAAGTGAAGGAACTTAGTGTGGTAATGGAACTGAGGGCTCAGGTACAACAACTGGAAGTGAGCCTTGCAGAAGCAGAAAGGCAAAGAAGACTTGACTATGAAAGTCAAACGACTCATCACAACTTGCTTACTGAACAGATCCACAGTCTCAGCATAGAAGCCAAATCTAAAGATGTGAAGATTGAAGTTTTGCAGAATGAACTCGATGGTTTGCAGCTTCAGTTTTCTGAGCAGAGTGCACTGATAAAAAGCCTGCAAAGCCagctggagaagaaggaaaatgaagttcTTGAAGGTGCAGAATGTGTAAGGAATATGTCAAATAAGATGGAAGAACTTTCTCAGGCTCTTTCACAGAAGGAACTTGAAATAGCAAAAATGGATCAACtcttattagagaaaaaaagagatgtggaAACCCTCCGACAAACCATCATAGAGAAGGATCAGCAAGTGACGGAAATCAGCTTCAGTATGACTGAGAAAATGGTTCAGCTTAATGAGGAGAAGTTTTCTCTTGGGGTTGAAATTAAGACTCTTAAAGAACAGTTGAACTTATTATCCAGGGCTGAAGAGGCAAAAAAAGAGCAGATAGAAGAAGATAAAGAAGTTGTTTCTGGCCTTAAACAGAATTATGATGAGCTGAACCCAGCAGGGCTCCTAAGTAAAGAAGAACTTCAGCATGAATTAGACCttgtaaagaaagaaagtgaacagagaaagagaaagctccAGGCAGCTCTTATTAACAGAAAGGAACTTCTACAGAGAGTGAGTAGATTAGAAGAGGAATTGGCCAAAGTGAAAAATGAATCTACGAAAGAGATCCCACTCAATgagagtgagaagagagaaatggaagaagacaaagaaagcaaagaagactCAGAAAAATGTGTGACTGCTAAGtgccaagaaatagaaatttctttaaaacagatAATATCTGAGAAAGAGGTGGAGCTAGAGCATGTAAGGAAGGATTTAGAAGAGAAGGTAGCAGCTGAAGAAGAGTTACAGGCTGTGATCCAACAGATGAATCAGAACCTGCAAGAGAAGACCAACAAAATAGATTTGCTGCAAGCAGAAATCATTGAAAACCAAGCAGTTATCCAAAAGTTAACCACAGGTAACAAGGATGTAGGTGATGGAGACTCAGCAGCACCTGTAAAAGAAACAGTGGCCATCAGTCCACCTGGTGTGGGCAGTGGAGAACACTGGAAACCAGAGCTGGAAGAAAAGATGCTggaccttgaaaaagaaaaggagcaacTTCAAAAGAAACTACAGGAGGTGTTAACCTCTCGAAAGGCGATTCTACAGAAggcacaagaaaaagaaagacatcttaGAGAGGAACTAAAGCAACAGAAGGATGATTATAATCACTTACGAGATCAATTtgatgagcagaggaaggaaaatgaggacATCGGAGACCAACTAAGACAACTCCAGATTCAAGTAAAGGAGTCTGTAGACAGAAAACTCCTGAGCATCGACCAGCAGGATCCAGGACCTCCAAATCAAAGTTTAAAAGAACCTTTATTCAAAGCCACAGAGCAGCAACCTGCTCAATCTGTTTCAGAGTCTGACTTGCTTTCTCCTAGAGATGCAGATGCTCTGCAGAGCAGTACTTCTGTTGTCCAGATTAAGAACCAGCTGAAAGAGATAGAGGCCCAGAAAGAGGAGTTGGAATTGAAGATTAGTTCTGTGACAAGTGAGCTTACTAAAAAATCAGAAGAGGTATTTCAGTTACAAGAGCAGATAAATAAACAGGATTTGGAAATCCGGAGCCTGAAGACAGCATCCCATGAGGCTGAAACCCATGCAGAAAGCCTGAGGCAGAAGTTGGAAAGCAGTCAGCTAGAAATTGCTGGATTAGAACATTTAAGAGAATTACAGCCTGAACTAGATGAATTGCAGAAACTCCTaagcaaaaaggaagaagaagttAGATACCTTTCTGGACAGCTTAATGAGAAAGAAGAGGCGCTTATGAAAGTACAGACAGAGATAATGGAACAAGAGGATTTAATCAAGGCTCTCCATACACAGCTGGAAATGCAAGCCAAAGAACATGATGAGAAGATAAAGCAGTTGCAGGTGGAACTTTGTGAAATGAAGCAAAAACCAGAGGAGACTGGGGAAGAAAGTAAAGCAAAGCAACAAATACAGAGGAAACTGCAAGCTGCTCTTATTTCCCGAAAAGAagcactaaaagaaaacaaaagtctccAAGAGGAATTGTCTTTGGCCAGAGAAACCATTGAACATCTCACTAAGTCTCTGGCAGATGTGGAAAGCCAAGTTTCtgctcaaaataaagaaaaagatacattCTTAGGAAAGTTAGCTCTTcttcaggaagaaagagacaagctcattacagaaatggacagatcttTAATGGAAAATCAAAGTCTCAATGGCTCTTGTGAAAGTCTGAAATTAGCTCTGGAGGATCTTACTGAAGACAAGAAAAACTTAGTGAAGGAAATTGAATCTTTGAAATGTTCTAAGATTGCAGAAAGCGCTGAGTGGCAAGAGAAACACAAAGAGTTACAAAAGGAGTATGAAATCCTTCTGCAGTCATATGAGAATGTTAGTAATGAGGCAGAAAGGATTCAGCATGTTGTGGAAACTGTGAGGCAAGAGAAGCAAGAACTGTATGGCAAGTTGAGAAGCACAGAAGCAAACAAGAAAGAGGTAGAAAAGCAATTACAGGAAGCTGAACGGGAaatggaggaaatgaaagaaaagatgagaaagtttGCTAAATCTAAACAACAGAAAATCCTAGAATTGGAAGAAGAGAATGACCGGCTTAGAGCAGAGGTACATTCTGGAGGAGGTACATCGAATGATGATGTGGAAGCACTTCTTTCTTCCAATTCCAACTTGAAAGAAGAACTGGAAAGGGTCAAAACAGAGTATAAAACCCTTTCTAAGGAGTTTGAGGCTTTAATGACTGAGAAGGACTCTCTATGTGAAGAGGTTCGAGATTTAAAGCATCAGGTTGAAGGTACTGTATCCAAACAAGGTAGCCTGGAGGCCACTGAGAAACCTGATAACCAAAGGGATATCTTTGAAGGGACAACACAGTCtgtcccaggtgattctaatgaaCAAAGCTCTCTGAACATGAGCACAAGGCCTGAATATTCAGAATCCGTTCCATCTGAGAACAGTGCCAAGAAGCCTGATGAAAATGAGAATGTCAGTTCACATGATGAAATTAATAACTGCCTGCAGCAGATTGATCAGCTCAAAGAAAAAATTGCTGAAttagaggaagagaagcagaaagaaagagaatttaacCAGACTTTAGAAAATGAGAGAAGTACCTTACAGAGTCAAATATCAGCAAAGGATGATGAACTAAAAATACTTCAGgaagaaataaccaaaataaaccTATCAAATAAGCAAATGCAAGAAGAACTTGCCAGAGTTACCAAGCTAAAGGAgacagcagaagaagagaaagatgattTGGAAGAGAGGCTTATGAATCAATTAGCAGAACTTAATGGAAGCATTGGGAATTACTATCAGGATGTTACAGATGCCCAAATAAAAAATGAGCTACTGGAATCTGAAATGCAGAACCTTAAAAAGTGTGTGAGTGaattggaagaagaaaaacagcagtTAGTCAAGGAGAAAACTAAGGTGGAATCAGAAATACGAAAggaatatttggagaaaatacAAGGTGCTCAGAAGGAACCTGGCAATAAAAGCCATGCAAAGGAACTTCAAGagctgttaaaagaaaaacaacaagaagTAAAGCAGCTGCAGAAGGACTGCATCAGGTATCAAGAGAAAATTAGTGCTCTGGAGAGAACTGTAAAGGCCCTAGAGTTTGTTCAAACAGAGTCCCAAAAAGATTTGGAAATAACCAAAGAAAATCTGGCTCAAGCCAATGAACACCGCAAGAAGGCAGAAACAGAATTGGCTAGCTTCAAAGTAGTGCTAGATGACACTCAAAGTGAAGCAGCAAGGGTCCTAGCAGATAATCTCAAGTTGAAAAAGGAACTTCAGTCCAACAAAGAATCAGTTAAAagccaaatgaaacaaaaagatgaagaTCTGGAGCGGAGACTGGAGCAGGTAGAAGAGAAACACCTGAAAGAGAAGAAGAACATGCAAGAGAAACTGGATGCTTTGCGTAGAGAGAAAGTCCACTTGGAAGAGACATTTGGAGAGGTTCAGATTACTTTGAACAAGAAAGACAAGGAAGTTAAGCAACTTCAGGAAAACCTTGATAGTACTGTGGCCCAGCTTGCAGCTTTCACTAAGAGCATGTCTTCCCTCCAGGATGATCGGGACAGGGTGATAGATGAAGCCAAGAAGTGGGAGAGGAAATTCAGTGATGCTattcaaacaaaagaagaagaaattagacTCAAAGAGGAGAATTGCAGTGTTCTAAAGGATCAGCTTAGGCAGATGTCCATCCACATGGAAGAATTGAAGATCAACATTTCCAGGTAAATGGATAAGTTTTATGCTCTTCTAAATGTAACTGAAGGCAAAGAAAGTCACTATTTAAACTATTTCTATTGCCTTTGATATTACAGGACTCATTTTGGCTTAGACTTCTCTAGAAGCTATATTctccctcacttcttttttttttttttttcagtgatttttgaCTAGTATTAAGGTGAAATATCCATGTTTGCTTCTCTTCCCATCTTTCTATTGAGagatttctttgatttctccctTTTCGTTTTCATTTCCACTATCTTTGTCTGGGTTTTTACTGTGGTACTCCCAAATGACTGCTTTAGCTTCCTAAATgatctcctcttttctcttccctataTTTGACATTCATTCATACTGCATATACCTGTTAGAGTTCTTTTCCTCTAACACCAATTTTATATCACTTTTCAAGCTCAGGAACTAACACTTGGTACTCCTCCACTTTTAATAGGATTTTTCTGCTCTGAGACAGGTTTCCTCATGGTCTGTCACACCAAGATAATTCCTTTAAGAAGCTAGACATTAGCTTGTCTGgagcaaagtaaaacaaaatagaaaatattgctTTCTAGAGTGTGCAAAGTCATGCCACTAAAATCAGCAACAATATTTGGGAGTTTATGACTGAAATACCCTTAGGTACAATATACCTTTAATACAGAGCACTCAATAGAACTAATATCTCTTCATTAAAAGGATGAGCACCTTGAATCATAAATATTGATTCATTTGTAGGTCTGAGTACTTGTTGTATGTGTTCCTTAGGCATCAGGTAGTTTTTCCTTGAAATCTGTAATTAATgacctcctctctttttttccaggcTTGAACATGATAAGCAAATTTGGGAATCCAAGGCCCAGACAGAGGTCCAGCTTCAACAAAAGGTCTGTGATACTCTGCAAGGGGAAAACAAAGAACTTTTGTCCCAGCTAGAAGAGACTCGGCATCTGTACCACAGTTCTCAGAATGAATTAGCTAAGTTGGAATCAGAACTTAAGATTCTCAGAGACCAGTCGACTGATTTAAataattctttagaaaaatgtaaggaaaagaaagagagtttGGAAGGGATCATAAAGCAGCAAGAGGCTGACATCCAGAATTGTAAGTTCAGTTATGAACAGCTAGAGACTGATCTTCAGGCCTCCAGACAACTGACTAGTAGGCTGCATGAAGAAATAAGCATGAAGGAGCAGAAGATTATAAGCCTGCTTTCTGCCAAGGAACAGGCAATCCAAGTAGCTGTTGCTGAACTACATCAGCaacataataaagaaattaaagaattggAAAACCTGTTgtcccaggaggaagaggagaatatTGTCTTGGAAGAGGAGAACAAAAAAGCTGTTGACAAAACCAACCAGCTTATGGAAACACTGAAAACCATCAAGAAGGAAAACTTGCAGCAGAAGGCTCAGTTGAATTCCTTCGTTAAATCCATGTCTTCTCTCCAGGATGACCGAGACCGCATAGTAGGTGACTACCAACAGCTGGAAGAGCGACATCTCTCTGTCATCTTGGAAAAAGATCAACTCATCCAAGAAGCTGCTGCTGAGAATAACAAGCTTAAAGAAGAAATTCGATGCTTGAGAAGTCATATGGATGATCTCAATTCTGAGAATGCCAAATTAGATGCAGAACTGATCCAGTATAGAGAAGACCTGAACCAAGTGATATCAAGAAAGGACTGCCAGCAAAAACAACTACTTGAAGCCCAACTTCAGCAGAATAAGGAGCTAAAAAGTGAATGTGCTAA
Coding sequences within:
- the GOLGB1 gene encoding golgin subfamily B member 1 isoform X4 → MFSLKLRVLQRKLEEHEEALLGRAQVVDLLQQELTAAEEKNQILSQQLQQMEAEHNTLRNTVETERQESKILMEKMQLEVTERKLSFHNLQEEMHHLLEQLEQAGQAQAELQSRYSALEQKHKAEMEEKISHISSLQKTEQELHSACNALKEENSKLLQDKSEQAVHSAQAIQQLEEQVKFLSRPTLQQHEAASQTSLPDVYTEDTQVVTEENIAFLQKKVVELENEKRALLLSSIELEELKAENEKLSSQITLLEAQNRSGEADREVSEVNMVDITGLSKSSSSAEESGQDVLDNTFSQKHKELSVLLLEMKEAQEEIAFLKLQLQGKKAEGDAEVPDQKEMKQTESEGILTVSMKVLPEDTGQHFPPMPHEGSSLPTLEKEKQMSTKHQNRTSEEISLNDTEMELKSTKQDDVDKSLSAVPGICQCHQDELERLKRQILELEISSHKAEEIYEENLDEKAKEISNLTQLVDEFRKNAENTNSAFTALSEERDQLLSQVKELSVVMELRAQVQQLEVSLAEAERQRRLDYESQTTHHNLLTEQIHSLSIEAKSKDVKIEVLQNELDGLQLQFSEQSALIKSLQSQLEKKENEVLEGAECVRNMSNKMEELSQALSQKELEIAKMDQLLLEKKRDVETLRQTIIEKDQQVTEISFSMTEKMVQLNEEKFSLGVEIKTLKEQLNLLSRAEEAKKEQIEEDKEVVSGLKQNYDELNPAGLLSKEELQHELDLVKKESEQRKRKLQAALINRKELLQRVSRLEEELAKVKNESTKEIPLNESEKREMEEDKESKEDSEKCVTAKCQEIEISLKQIISEKEVELEHVRKDLEEKVAAEEELQAVIQQMNQNLQEKTNKIDLLQAEIIENQAVIQKLTTGNKDVGDGDSAAPVKETVAISPPGVGSGEHWKPELEEKMLDLEKEKEQLQKKLQEVLTSRKAILQKAQEKERHLREELKQQKDDYNHLRDQFDEQRKENEDIGDQLRQLQIQVKESVDRKLLSIDQQDPGPPNQSLKEPLFKATEQQPAQSVSESDLLSPRDADALQSSTSVVQIKNQLKEIEAQKEELELKISSVTSELTKKSEEVFQLQEQINKQDLEIRSLKTASHEAETHAESLRQKLESSQLEIAGLEHLRELQPELDELQKLLSKKEEEVRYLSGQLNEKEEALMKVQTEIMEQEDLIKALHTQLEMQAKEHDEKIKQLQVELCEMKQKPEETGEESKAKQQIQRKLQAALISRKEALKENKSLQEELSLARETIEHLTKSLADVESQVSAQNKEKDTFLGKLALLQEERDKLITEMDRSLMENQSLNGSCESLKLALEDLTEDKKNLVKEIESLKCSKIAESAEWQEKHKELQKEYEILLQSYENVSNEAERIQHVVETVRQEKQELYGKLRSTEANKKEVEKQLQEAEREMEEMKEKMRKFAKSKQQKILELEEENDRLRAEVHSGGGTSNDDVEALLSSNSNLKEELERVKTEYKTLSKEFEALMTEKDSLCEEVRDLKHQVEGTVSKQGSLEATEKPDNQRDIFEGTTQSVPGDSNEQSSLNMSTRPEYSESVPSENSAKKPDENENVSSHDEINNCLQQIDQLKEKIAELEEEKQKEREFNQTLENERSTLQSQISAKDDELKILQEEITKINLSNKQMQEELARVTKLKETAEEEKDDLEERLMNQLAELNGSIGNYYQDVTDAQIKNELLESEMQNLKKCVSELEEEKQQLVKEKTKVESEIRKEYLEKIQGAQKEPGNKSHAKELQELLKEKQQEVKQLQKDCIRYQEKISALERTVKALEFVQTESQKDLEITKENLAQANEHRKKAETELASFKVVLDDTQSEAARVLADNLKLKKELQSNKESVKSQMKQKDEDLERRLEQVEEKHLKEKKNMQEKLDALRREKVHLEETFGEVQITLNKKDKEVKQLQENLDSTVAQLAAFTKSMSSLQDDRDRVIDEAKKWERKFSDAIQTKEEEIRLKEENCSVLKDQLRQMSIHMEELKINISRLEHDKQIWESKAQTEVQLQQKVCDTLQGENKELLSQLEETRHLYHSSQNELAKLESELKILRDQSTDLNNSLEKCKEKKESLEGIIKQQEADIQNCKFSYEQLETDLQASRQLTSRLHEEISMKEQKIISLLSAKEQAIQVAVAELHQQHNKEIKELENLLSQEEEENIVLEEENKKAVDKTNQLMETLKTIKKENLQQKAQLNSFVKSMSSLQDDRDRIVGDYQQLEERHLSVILEKDQLIQEAAAENNKLKEEIRCLRSHMDDLNSENAKLDAELIQYREDLNQVISRKDCQQKQLLEAQLQQNKELKSECAKLEGKLKESEEAKEDLRRSSLALEEEKQSLSREIESLNASISQLKKQLTALQEEGTLGIFQAQLKVKEEEVQKLSTTLSSSQKRITELEKELICVQKEAAKKVGEIEDKLKKELKHLHHDAGIMRNETETAEERVAELARDLVEMEQKLLMVTKENKDLTAQIQSFGRSMNSLQNSRDHANEELDELKRKYEASLEELAQLREEQGLLSRERDALVSKAALSANSTEDSSLPHLEKLNQQLLSKDEQLLHLSSQLEDSYSQVQSFSKAMASLQNERDHLLNELQKFRKLEEGKQRSVAQPVTSLAEVQSLKKAMSSLQNDRDRLLKELKNLQQQYLQINQEITELRPLKAQLQEYQDKTKNFQIMQEELRQENLSWQHELHQLRVEKSSWETQEKRMKEQYLMAISDKDQQLSHLQNLIRELRSPSSPTEALKVQYQRQASPETLASLDGSQNLVYETELLRTQLNDSLKEIHQKELRIQQLNSKFSQLLEEKNTLSIQLGDTSQSLRENQQHYTDLFNHCAVLEKQVQELQAGPLNIDVAPGAPQEKNGAHRKSDPEELREPQLSFSEAQQQLCNTKREMSELRKLLEEERDQRVAAETALSVAEEQIRRLEHSEWDSARSPIIGSCGTQEQALLIDLTSSSCRRTRSGAGWKRVLRSLCHSRTRVPLLAAIYFLMVHVLLILCFTGHL